One window of Streptococcus troglodytae genomic DNA carries:
- a CDS encoding HXXEE domain-containing protein, with product MSILFNVWMLPILFILHDFEEMIFMPLWKKRHHQKLMTFKKPFFGSVTQGSAFAVGVLEEFIILLFISGLCQMTHNTLLYLSFVIAYTSHFTIHYIMCLRFKGYVPGVVTASLELPVVLMIVFRYWPSDISLLPVIVYLFIAMAIAYTNLKIMHQIMPKIQLSLEKYMK from the coding sequence ATGAGCATTCTTTTTAATGTTTGGATGCTGCCTATTTTATTTATTTTACACGATTTTGAAGAAATGATCTTTATGCCCTTGTGGAAAAAACGGCATCATCAAAAGTTAATGACTTTTAAGAAACCGTTCTTTGGTTCTGTTACGCAGGGTTCTGCCTTTGCAGTAGGCGTTTTAGAGGAGTTTATCATTTTGCTGTTTATTTCTGGTCTTTGTCAAATGACCCACAATACCTTACTCTATTTATCTTTTGTAATAGCTTATACATCTCATTTCACGATCCATTATATCATGTGCCTGCGATTTAAGGGCTATGTTCCCGGAGTCGTCACGGCAAGTCTAGAATTGCCAGTTGTTTTAATGATTGTTTTCCGCTATTGGCCTTCTGACATTTCCCTGCTGCCAGTCATTGTCTATCTTTTCATAGCTATGGCAATAGCTTATACTAATCTTAAAATCATGCACCAAATCATGCCAAAAATTCAATTAAGCCTAGAAAAATACATGAAATAA
- a CDS encoding DNA methyltransferase: MTLVEKIRAKGLNYWDFANITASGIHKISAYPATMVPDMQYELIRLIKSEDPSIKNILDPFHGSGTTLVEGEKNNLYPIGIDINPLANLITKVKLQGVNKKYIKTANKRIKKLLLNNNFHFYKHDFYNIEKWYRKDFILIFSKIRCAIQKEKYRYVRQYYWVCLINILKKYSNTRSSTFKLHIKEQSAITAMKDNIITDFLKSINTYFEYLPEYDRNKTVNLQIGKSEKILSEIESDTVDLVITSPPYGDNSTTVTYGQYSMLPIYWIDRKDMENFDEKLIDNYSSIDSNSLGGSGKRNKQNCQSHCLAEYLESISQDKRKKVENFIIDYLKVMAQIGRVLKKDKRIVLTLGDRRVDNKVVPLSSITQEYFENNGFELETSITRNIPIKRMPRRVSKVKDNSVESMNQEYVLILRK; this comes from the coding sequence ATGACATTAGTGGAAAAAATAAGAGCGAAAGGACTTAATTATTGGGACTTTGCAAACATAACTGCTTCAGGAATTCATAAAATTAGTGCATATCCGGCTACAATGGTACCTGATATGCAATATGAATTGATTAGGTTGATAAAAAGTGAAGATCCTTCCATAAAAAATATTCTTGACCCTTTCCATGGTTCTGGAACCACTTTAGTAGAAGGGGAAAAGAATAATCTCTACCCTATAGGAATTGATATTAATCCACTTGCTAATTTAATTACAAAGGTTAAGTTGCAAGGAGTAAATAAGAAGTATATAAAAACTGCAAATAAAAGGATAAAGAAACTTTTACTGAATAACAATTTTCACTTCTATAAACATGATTTTTATAATATAGAAAAATGGTATCGTAAAGATTTTATACTAATATTTAGTAAAATACGCTGTGCAATTCAAAAGGAAAAGTATAGGTATGTGAGGCAATACTATTGGGTATGTTTAATTAATATATTAAAAAAATATAGTAATACGAGAAGCTCGACATTTAAATTACACATAAAAGAGCAAAGTGCTATTACAGCAATGAAAGATAACATCATTACAGATTTTTTAAAAAGTATAAATACCTATTTTGAGTACTTGCCGGAGTACGATAGAAATAAGACAGTAAACTTACAAATTGGGAAATCCGAGAAAATATTATCAGAAATAGAAAGTGATACGGTTGATTTAGTTATTACTTCTCCACCTTATGGAGATAACTCAACTACTGTTACATATGGTCAATACTCAATGTTGCCTATATATTGGATTGACAGAAAAGATATGGAAAATTTTGATGAAAAACTGATAGATAATTATTCAAGTATTGATTCAAATAGTTTAGGTGGCTCAGGTAAAAGAAATAAACAAAACTGCCAGTCACACTGCTTAGCTGAGTATCTTGAAAGTATATCTCAAGATAAGCGAAAAAAAGTGGAAAATTTTATAATAGATTATTTGAAAGTGATGGCGCAAATAGGGCGTGTCTTAAAAAAGGATAAGAGAATAGTTTTAACCTTGGGTGATCGACGCGTTGATAATAAGGTGGTACCATTGTCAAGTATTACACAGGAATATTTTGAAAATAATGGTTTTGAGTTGGAAACTTCTATTACACGTAATATACCTATAAAGAGAATGCCAAGGCGGGTTTCTAAGGTTAAAGATAATTCTGTGGAATCAATGAATCAAGAATATGTCTTGATATTAAGAAAATAA
- a CDS encoding ATP-binding protein, producing MDTEGIKKLFHISSSDKQYGEVISYKDTQRLTQGSKGLGFLSVFKFGKRVSWKTARNNQLLEFSADFDSLVKEYNIADKLIDVSVSTSDGFVGTLIQIEIDDYNVDKLKEYFGDEKNRNKILNSFIGNNKVQDGKIASDKNFTINFSVDGVSKSTDYEIQLETQNKSQQLFRIQYSSDSQEIVFSKENKDIYSKKIPFNSNKYSIDMDLVAYSLKAKGKSSIDSLFYNPNTNELTPLIYINNNLFNNYTLFNTELMTTKKYSEVLKQLIGYISVKSSDPSIQFNSDRTQFAQSELTDEISRFIEKLNEETQKIGSSLKNELRDLNAFTQTKISEEETSNLENLQKYIKEDFKLKPFINFKKQTNKIECTLFDNSITLDIIPRVKKEIDLGTVESWIGVDDLNNKIDNLSELVAESTEICFNDDRVNRFNENQEGEWIIKNEKESTITSQKIILKKPVQPKISQSKNILKKGRDYKIDDLFAFTNSFGEEDKGLEFNIDTKNNPTININFNKGIINFGRLNENTISIVITDKKTKLIHEADFTFRVEEDNFDIPQETSNSDLVVMPINKKLTLKKMLLVL from the coding sequence ATGGATACAGAGGGAATTAAGAAACTATTTCATATATCAAGTAGCGATAAGCAGTATGGGGAAGTTATTTCTTACAAAGATACTCAGCGTTTAACTCAAGGTTCAAAAGGTTTGGGTTTTTTGTCCGTTTTCAAATTCGGGAAAAGGGTCTCATGGAAGACTGCTCGCAACAATCAATTATTAGAGTTCTCTGCAGATTTTGATTCTTTGGTTAAAGAATATAATATAGCCGATAAGCTGATAGATGTCTCTGTTTCAACTTCTGATGGTTTTGTAGGGACATTAATTCAAATTGAAATTGATGACTATAATGTAGATAAATTAAAAGAGTATTTTGGTGATGAAAAAAATCGGAATAAAATTTTAAATTCTTTTATTGGAAATAATAAAGTACAGGATGGAAAAATTGCTTCTGATAAAAATTTCACCATAAACTTTAGTGTAGACGGGGTGTCTAAATCAACTGATTATGAAATTCAATTAGAAACACAAAATAAGTCACAGCAATTATTTAGAATACAATATTCTTCTGATAGTCAAGAGATTGTTTTTAGTAAAGAAAATAAGGATATATATTCGAAAAAAATTCCTTTTAATTCAAATAAATATTCTATTGATATGGATTTGGTAGCTTATTCTTTGAAAGCCAAAGGTAAGAGCAGCATTGATTCTTTGTTTTATAATCCTAATACCAACGAGTTGACTCCTCTAATTTATATCAATAACAATTTATTTAACAATTATACATTGTTTAATACAGAGTTGATGACGACTAAAAAATATAGTGAAGTATTAAAACAATTAATTGGCTATATATCAGTTAAGTCTAGTGACCCCTCAATACAATTTAACTCAGACAGAACCCAATTTGCACAAAGCGAGCTAACAGATGAAATTTCGCGATTTATTGAAAAGCTGAATGAGGAAACTCAAAAAATTGGTAGTTCGTTGAAAAATGAATTAAGAGATTTGAATGCATTTACGCAAACTAAAATTTCCGAAGAAGAAACTTCGAATCTTGAGAATCTTCAAAAGTATATAAAAGAAGATTTTAAATTAAAGCCATTTATCAATTTTAAAAAGCAGACAAACAAAATAGAGTGCACTTTATTTGATAATTCCATTACACTAGATATTATTCCTAGAGTTAAAAAAGAAATAGATTTGGGTACAGTTGAATCATGGATTGGTGTAGATGATTTAAATAATAAAATTGATAATTTAAGTGAGTTAGTAGCAGAATCAACAGAAATTTGCTTTAATGATGACAGAGTTAATAGATTTAATGAAAACCAAGAGGGTGAATGGATAATAAAGAATGAAAAGGAAAGTACAATAACTTCTCAAAAAATAATTCTGAAAAAACCAGTGCAGCCTAAAATCAGTCAAAGTAAAAATATCCTCAAGAAAGGAAGAGATTATAAGATAGATGATTTATTTGCCTTTACAAATAGTTTTGGTGAAGAAGATAAAGGTTTAGAATTTAATATTGATACAAAAAATAATCCTACTATTAATATTAATTTTAATAAAGGCATAATAAATTTTGGTCGTTTAAATGAAAATACAATTTCAATTGTAATAACCGATAAGAAAACAAAGCTTATTCATGAAGCTGATTTTACGTTTAGAGTGGAAGAAGATAACTTTGATATTCCTCAAGAAACTTCTAATAGTGATTTAGTTGTAATGCCAATAAACAAAAAATTAACTTTAAAAAAGATGTTATTAGTTTTATAG
- the purD gene encoding phosphoribosylamine--glycine ligase, translated as MKLLVVGSGGREHAIAKKLLASPQVEQVFVAPGNDGMTLDGLDLVPIGISEHSKLIDFAKSNAIAWTFIGPDDALAAGIVDDFNRAGLEAFGPTKAAAELEWSKDFAKEIMVKYGVPTAAYGTFSDFEKAKAYIEKQGAPIVVKADGLALGKGVVVAETVEQAVEAAHEMLLDNKFGDSGARVVIEEFLDGEEFSLFAFVNGDKFYIMPAAQDHKRAYDGDKGPNTGGMGAYAPVPHLPQSVIDQSVDAIIKPVLDGMIAEGRPYLGVLYAGLILTKDGPKVIEFNSRFGDPETQIILPRLTSDFAQNITDLLAGKEPDITWTKEGVTLGVVVASNGYPLAYEKGVLLPEKTDGDIITYYAGAKFDGNSQLLLSNGGRVYMLVTTADSVKAAQDKIYTQLNKQNTTGLFYRTDIGSKAL; from the coding sequence ATGAAACTTTTGGTTGTTGGTTCGGGTGGTCGTGAGCATGCGATTGCTAAGAAGTTGTTGGCGTCACCTCAGGTAGAGCAGGTCTTTGTTGCTCCCGGCAATGATGGCATGACTCTGGATGGTTTGGATTTGGTTCCTATCGGAATTTCCGAACATTCCAAGTTGATTGACTTTGCGAAGAGCAATGCTATTGCTTGGACCTTTATTGGTCCTGATGATGCGCTAGCGGCTGGTATTGTTGATGATTTTAACCGGGCTGGGCTTGAGGCCTTTGGTCCGACTAAGGCAGCAGCGGAGCTGGAGTGGTCGAAGGATTTTGCTAAGGAAATCATGGTCAAATACGGCGTTCCGACAGCGGCCTATGGCACATTTTCCGACTTCGAGAAAGCTAAAGCTTACATCGAAAAGCAGGGCGCTCCAATCGTGGTCAAGGCGGATGGCTTGGCGCTGGGTAAGGGCGTGGTCGTGGCTGAAACCGTGGAGCAGGCAGTTGAAGCGGCGCACGAAATGCTCTTGGACAATAAGTTTGGTGACTCAGGCGCGCGCGTGGTTATTGAGGAATTTCTGGATGGCGAGGAATTTTCTCTTTTTGCCTTTGTCAATGGTGACAAGTTTTATATCATGCCTGCGGCGCAGGATCACAAGCGTGCCTATGATGGTGACAAGGGACCAAACACAGGCGGTATGGGCGCCTATGCTCCTGTTCCTCACCTGCCGCAAAGCGTGATTGACCAGTCGGTTGATGCTATTATCAAGCCAGTGCTTGATGGTATGATTGCTGAAGGTCGCCCTTATCTTGGCGTGCTCTACGCGGGGCTTATCTTGACTAAGGACGGTCCTAAGGTTATCGAGTTCAACTCTCGCTTTGGCGATCCCGAGACCCAGATTATCCTGCCGCGCCTGACTTCTGACTTTGCGCAGAACATCACGGATCTCTTGGCTGGCAAGGAACCTGACATCACTTGGACGAAGGAAGGTGTGACCCTAGGTGTGGTTGTTGCTTCAAATGGCTATCCGCTCGCCTATGAAAAAGGGGTGCTTCTGCCAGAAAAGACCGACGGCGACATAATCACCTATTATGCAGGGGCTAAGTTTGATGGCAATAGCCAGCTGCTCTTGTCAAACGGCGGCCGCGTCTACATGCTGGTTACTACAGCCGACAGCGTCAAGGCTGCGCAGGACAAAATCTACACCCAACTGAATAAACAAAACACAACAGGCCTCTTTTATCGTACGGACATCGGAAGCAAGGCTTTGTAA
- a CDS encoding ATP-grasp domain-containing protein — protein MKNRLLFLEGSSLTSRETLTVLLKEGYKVDVLSPDKFSIATFSRLTHRIPTVDVNRFPLDYLKQVNQLLHQKNYAAILPTHEEGWLLANGEKFLPTRLPVALADKEQIEKLAGKIAFAEISYQLNLPIPKWERVENLESISLHYPYWLKADYGTAGRSVYKITSKEDLAEAASRLTASDEKWMVQQDIVGDYGQVQAVFHHGQLLAVHSSVKVGSGAGGSAAARLSIESEKTREHVEKLGQFLQWHGALTLDFIRTDGHFYYIECNPRMVEPANAYKAGVNFPKIMIELANDCYSKSDVSVGQAGVETHSLMALLIGTAERTKSRKKIVRTMRKWLFKSDSEEVLTPVWKDFLSFIPLAIITIRLLINPGSVTKLVDNTVKHYSVEPTTLKNI, from the coding sequence ATGAAAAACAGACTGCTATTTTTAGAAGGTTCTAGCTTAACTTCAAGAGAGACTCTAACAGTATTGCTAAAAGAGGGCTATAAAGTTGATGTCCTGTCTCCTGATAAGTTTTCTATTGCAACATTCAGTCGACTCACTCATAGAATTCCGACAGTTGATGTCAATCGTTTTCCTTTAGATTATTTGAAACAAGTTAATCAGCTGCTTCATCAAAAAAATTATGCAGCTATTTTGCCGACACATGAGGAAGGCTGGTTATTGGCAAATGGGGAAAAATTTTTACCAACTCGTTTGCCAGTAGCGCTTGCTGATAAGGAACAAATTGAAAAGCTGGCTGGGAAGATTGCGTTTGCTGAAATTTCGTATCAGTTAAATCTGCCAATTCCTAAATGGGAGCGTGTGGAAAATTTAGAATCTATTTCTCTTCATTATCCTTATTGGCTAAAGGCAGACTATGGTACTGCCGGTCGTTCGGTTTATAAAATCACAAGTAAGGAAGATTTGGCGGAAGCTGCGAGCAGATTAACAGCGAGTGATGAAAAATGGATGGTTCAGCAAGACATAGTCGGAGACTATGGTCAGGTTCAAGCAGTATTTCATCATGGTCAGTTACTTGCGGTTCATTCTAGTGTTAAAGTGGGTTCTGGTGCCGGTGGTTCAGCTGCTGCTAGATTAAGTATAGAATCTGAGAAAACGAGAGAGCATGTCGAAAAATTAGGTCAATTTTTACAATGGCATGGTGCTTTAACTTTAGATTTTATACGTACCGACGGTCATTTTTATTACATAGAGTGCAATCCCAGAATGGTTGAACCTGCTAATGCTTATAAAGCGGGGGTTAATTTCCCGAAAATTATGATAGAGTTAGCTAATGATTGCTATTCCAAATCTGATGTTAGTGTTGGGCAAGCAGGGGTAGAGACGCATAGCCTGATGGCTTTGCTTATCGGTACTGCTGAGCGAACGAAGAGTAGAAAGAAGATTGTACGGACAATGAGGAAGTGGCTTTTTAAAAGTGACAGTGAAGAGGTTTTAACTCCAGTTTGGAAAGACTTTTTGAGTTTTATTCCTCTTGCCATTATTACAATCCGATTATTGATAAATCCTGGAAGTGTCACCAAGTTGGTTGATAACACCGTTAAACATTATAGTGTGGAACCGACCACTCTAAAAAATATTTGA
- the purE gene encoding 5-(carboxyamino)imidazole ribonucleotide mutase has translation MKPLISIIMGSKSDWGTMQKTAQVLDNFGVAYEKKVVSAHRTPDLMFKHAEEARSRGIKVIIAGAGGAAHLPGMVAAKTTLPVIGVPVKSRALSGLDSLYSIVQMPGGVPVATMAIGEAGATNAALTALRILAIEDQDLAAALADFAEEQGKIAEESTNELN, from the coding sequence ATGAAACCACTTATTTCTATTATCATGGGCTCCAAATCCGACTGGGGAACCATGCAAAAAACCGCTCAAGTTTTGGATAACTTCGGCGTAGCTTATGAGAAGAAAGTCGTCTCAGCCCACCGCACACCAGACCTCATGTTCAAACATGCAGAAGAAGCCCGCAGCCGCGGCATCAAGGTTATCATTGCAGGTGCAGGCGGTGCCGCGCATTTACCGGGTATGGTGGCAGCTAAAACAACACTGCCTGTTATCGGTGTGCCTGTCAAATCACGCGCCCTCAGCGGCTTGGACTCGCTCTATTCCATTGTGCAGATGCCGGGTGGTGTGCCTGTGGCAACCATGGCTATTGGGGAAGCGGGAGCGACCAACGCTGCCCTGACAGCCCTGCGTATCTTGGCCATTGAAGACCAAGACTTGGCAGCCGCGTTAGCAGATTTCGCAGAGGAACAAGGAAAAATCGCAGAGGAGTCAACGAATGAACTCAACTAA
- the purK gene encoding 5-(carboxyamino)imidazole ribonucleotide synthase, translated as MNSTKTIGIIGGGQLGQMMAIAAVYMGHKVVTLDPTADCPASRVSEMIVAPYDDVDALREMAVRCDLLTYEFENVDADGLDAVVGDGQLPQGTDLLRISQNRIFEKNFLANKAGVTVAPYKVVTSSLDLEDLDLGKTYVLKTATGGYDGHGQVVIKSHDDLAAANQLANSAECVLEEFVDFDLEISVIVSGNGKDVTVFPVQENIHRNNILSKTIVPARISPALAEKAKSMAVTIAQKLQLSGTLCVEMFATADDIIVNEIAPRPHNSGHYSIEACDFSQFDTHILGVLGQPLPAIKLHAPAVMLNVLGQHIQQAQEYVSKNPSTHLHLYGKAEAKYNRKMGHVTVFSDKPDKVREFGEGKEF; from the coding sequence ATGAACTCAACTAAAACCATTGGCATAATCGGCGGCGGTCAGCTGGGTCAGATGATGGCTATCGCGGCGGTTTACATGGGACATAAGGTGGTGACGCTGGATCCGACGGCGGACTGTCCTGCCTCGCGCGTGTCTGAGATGATTGTGGCGCCTTACGATGATGTGGATGCTTTGCGAGAAATGGCTGTGCGTTGCGACCTGTTGACCTATGAGTTTGAAAATGTCGACGCTGACGGCCTTGATGCGGTCGTAGGAGACGGTCAGCTGCCGCAGGGGACTGATTTGCTGCGCATTTCGCAAAACCGTATTTTTGAAAAGAACTTCCTCGCCAACAAGGCTGGCGTTACGGTCGCTCCATATAAGGTGGTGACCTCTAGTTTGGACTTGGAGGATTTGGATTTGGGCAAGACTTACGTCTTGAAAACGGCCACAGGCGGTTATGATGGTCACGGTCAAGTTGTTATTAAATCACACGACGATTTAGCTGCCGCGAACCAATTAGCAAACTCTGCTGAGTGCGTCTTAGAAGAATTTGTGGACTTTGACCTTGAAATTTCAGTCATTGTCTCAGGCAATGGCAAGGATGTGACGGTCTTCCCCGTTCAGGAAAATATCCACCGCAACAATATCCTCTCAAAAACCATTGTCCCAGCCCGGATTTCTCCTGCCTTGGCAGAAAAAGCTAAGAGCATGGCGGTGACTATTGCTCAAAAACTCCAGCTATCAGGAACCCTTTGTGTGGAAATGTTTGCGACAGCCGACGACATCATTGTCAACGAAATCGCACCGCGCCCCCACAACTCAGGGCATTACTCCATCGAAGCCTGCGACTTCTCACAATTTGACACCCATATCCTAGGCGTCCTCGGTCAGCCTCTCCCAGCCATCAAACTCCACGCCCCAGCCGTCATGCTCAACGTTCTCGGCCAGCACATTCAACAAGCTCAAGAATATGTCTCTAAAAACCCTAGCACTCACCTCCACCTTTACGGCAAGGCAGAAGCCAAATACAACCGCAAAATGGGGCATGTGACCGTGTTTAGTGATAAGCCTGATAAGGTGAGAGAGTTTGGGGAAGGAAAAGAATTTTAG
- a CDS encoding aspartate/glutamate racemase family protein has protein sequence MKTIGLIGGMSWESTTSYYQLINETIKKELGGLHSAKILLYSVDFAEIEHYQASGDWAKSAEVLSQIAQKLEQAGADFIVICTNTMHKVAPQIQEQITIPILHIAQATAEALLENGIQKVGLLGTKYTMTQDFYKEKLLEAGLEVLIPDQSGITEVNRIIYDELCLGDIKDSSKQTYLAIIDDLKNAGAKAVILGCTEIGLLVKQADTDLPLYDTTAIHAQKAAELSLK, from the coding sequence ATGAAAACAATCGGTCTTATCGGCGGCATGAGCTGGGAGAGCACGACTTCTTATTATCAGCTCATCAACGAGACAATTAAAAAAGAGCTTGGCGGACTGCATTCGGCTAAAATTCTGCTTTACAGTGTTGATTTTGCGGAGATTGAGCACTATCAGGCCAGCGGTGACTGGGCTAAGAGTGCGGAAGTCCTGAGCCAAATTGCCCAGAAACTGGAGCAGGCTGGTGCGGACTTTATTGTCATCTGCACCAACACCATGCACAAGGTTGCCCCGCAGATTCAAGAGCAAATCACGATTCCGATTTTGCACATTGCGCAGGCAACTGCTGAGGCTCTTCTTGAAAATGGCATTCAAAAAGTTGGTCTCTTGGGCACCAAGTACACCATGACTCAAGACTTTTACAAGGAAAAGCTGCTTGAAGCAGGGCTTGAGGTGCTGATTCCGGATCAATCAGGCATTACTGAAGTCAACCGGATCATCTATGACGAGCTGTGCTTGGGAGATATCAAAGACAGCTCAAAGCAAACCTATCTTGCCATCATTGATGATTTGAAAAATGCTGGTGCTAAAGCCGTTATCCTAGGCTGTACAGAAATTGGTCTCCTAGTCAAACAGGCAGACACAGACCTTCCCCTCTATGACACAACAGCTATCCATGCTCAAAAAGCGGCAGAATTATCTTTAAAGTAG
- a CDS encoding SRPBCC family protein, whose translation MIKSNRKASFPYPIDQVWKLVTDLSNQTWRSDLDRFEKVDESHFIEYTKEGIQTDFKVTKADLYKVWKLEFKNKNIQGTWIGTFQYQDGQTILDFTENVTVKNTLLKPFVWFYLRKQQKQYFRDLEKALCYLSV comes from the coding sequence ATGATAAAATCTAATAGAAAGGCGAGTTTTCCTTATCCTATTGATCAGGTCTGGAAACTTGTAACCGACTTGTCCAATCAAACTTGGAGAAGTGATCTCGACCGGTTTGAAAAAGTTGATGAGAGTCATTTTATAGAATACACGAAGGAGGGCATTCAAACGGACTTTAAAGTGACTAAGGCGGATTTGTACAAGGTTTGGAAGCTAGAATTCAAAAATAAAAATATCCAAGGTACTTGGATAGGAACTTTTCAGTATCAAGATGGACAAACCATTCTGGATTTTACAGAAAATGTCACTGTTAAAAACACACTCTTGAAACCATTTGTCTGGTTTTACTTAAGAAAGCAGCAGAAGCAGTATTTTCGAGATTTGGAGAAAGCATTGTGTTATCTGTCGGTGTAG
- the purB gene encoding adenylosuccinate lyase codes for MLSRYSRPEMANIWSEENKYRAWLEVEILADEAWAELGEIPKEDVVKIREKADFDIDRILEIEQQTRHDVVAFTRAVSETLGDERKWVHFGLTSTDVVDTAYGYLYKQANAIIRKDLDNFLNIIADKAKEHKFTIMMGRTHGVHAEPTTFGLKLATWYSEMKRNIERFEHAAAGVEAGKISGAVGNFANIPPFVEKYVCDKLGIRAQEISTQVLPRDLHAEYFAVLASIATSIERMATEIRGLQKSEQREVEEFFAKGQKGSSAMPHKRNPIGSENMTGLARVIRGHMVTAYEDVSLWHERDISHSSAERIIAPDTTILIDYMLNRFGNIVKNLTVFPENMKRNMGSTFGLIFSQRAMLTLIEKGMTREQAYDLVQPKTAQSWDNQVDFKPLLESDPEITSRLSQEEIDEIFNPVYYTKRVDEIFDRIGLGD; via the coding sequence ATGCTATCACGTTATTCACGCCCTGAGATGGCGAACATTTGGAGTGAAGAAAACAAGTACCGTGCTTGGTTGGAAGTGGAAATCTTGGCTGATGAGGCTTGGGCTGAGTTGGGTGAGATTCCTAAGGAAGATGTGGTCAAGATTCGCGAGAAGGCGGATTTTGATATTGACCGCATTCTGGAGATTGAGCAGCAAACGCGTCACGATGTGGTGGCCTTTACTCGTGCGGTGTCTGAGACGCTGGGTGATGAGCGCAAGTGGGTGCACTTTGGCTTGACCTCGACAGACGTGGTGGACACGGCCTACGGTTATCTTTACAAGCAGGCTAACGCTATCATTCGTAAGGATTTGGATAATTTCCTCAATATCATCGCTGATAAGGCTAAGGAGCACAAGTTTACCATCATGATGGGGCGCACGCACGGTGTTCATGCGGAGCCAACGACTTTTGGTCTCAAGCTTGCGACTTGGTACAGCGAGATGAAACGCAATATTGAGCGTTTTGAACATGCTGCTGCTGGCGTAGAGGCTGGAAAAATTTCAGGTGCTGTTGGGAATTTTGCCAACATTCCACCATTTGTAGAAAAATATGTCTGTGACAAATTAGGCATTCGTGCTCAGGAAATTTCGACTCAAGTCTTACCGCGTGATCTGCATGCTGAATATTTTGCAGTGCTAGCCAGCATTGCCACATCAATCGAGCGTATGGCAACAGAAATCCGCGGTCTGCAAAAATCAGAACAGCGTGAAGTAGAAGAGTTCTTTGCCAAGGGGCAAAAAGGCAGCTCTGCTATGCCCCATAAACGCAACCCTATCGGCTCTGAAAATATGACTGGGCTGGCTCGCGTTATCCGCGGTCACATGGTGACGGCCTATGAAGACGTTTCGCTCTGGCATGAACGCGATATTTCTCACTCATCGGCTGAGCGCATTATCGCGCCTGATACGACCATTCTCATTGACTACATGCTCAATCGCTTTGGTAATATCGTGAAAAACTTGACTGTCTTCCCAGAAAACATGAAGCGCAACATGGGCTCTACCTTTGGTCTCATTTTCAGCCAGCGTGCCATGCTGACCTTGATTGAAAAAGGCATGACCCGCGAGCAAGCTTACGACCTTGTTCAGCCTAAGACTGCGCAATCTTGGGACAATCAAGTAGACTTCAAACCGCTGCTGGAATCAGATCCAGAGATCACGTCTCGCTTGAGCCAAGAAGAAATCGATGAAATCTTCAATCCAGTCTACTACACCAAGCGTGTGGATGAAATCTTTGATCGGATTGGATTGGGAGACTAA
- a CDS encoding DNA alkylation repair protein: MDKKILIQTFYDHADKERAHAMAVYMRDQFPFLGLSTPLRRQLEKDFIKESKASKAVDWVFVEELWELPEREFQYAACDYLRAMQIFLTEADLPRLKQLVVTKSWWDTTDSLDRTIGKINFPSSIVDATMLEWSSDDNFWLRRVAIDHQLLRKDKMKTNLLEKILINNLNQSEFFINKAIGWILRDYSKTNPDWVRTFIEKHKNQMANLSIKEASKYL, encoded by the coding sequence ATGGACAAGAAAATACTTATTCAAACTTTTTATGATCATGCAGACAAAGAGAGGGCGCATGCTATGGCAGTCTATATGCGTGACCAGTTTCCTTTTCTAGGTCTTTCTACTCCGCTTCGCCGTCAGTTGGAGAAGGACTTTATTAAAGAATCTAAGGCATCTAAGGCGGTTGATTGGGTTTTTGTGGAAGAGTTGTGGGAACTGCCTGAGCGAGAATTTCAGTACGCTGCTTGTGATTATTTACGGGCTATGCAGATCTTTTTAACGGAAGCAGATCTACCTCGTCTCAAACAACTGGTTGTAACCAAGTCTTGGTGGGATACAACAGACAGTTTGGATAGAACTATTGGCAAGATCAACTTTCCCAGTAGTATCGTTGATGCAACTATGTTAGAGTGGTCCTCTGATGATAACTTTTGGTTGCGGCGCGTGGCAATTGACCACCAGCTTTTACGAAAAGATAAGATGAAGACAAATCTTTTGGAGAAGATTCTTATTAACAATCTCAATCAAAGCGAATTTTTCATCAATAAAGCTATTGGCTGGATCTTGCGAGACTACTCTAAAACTAATCCAGATTGGGTTAGAACTTTCATTGAAAAGCATAAAAATCAGATGGCCAATTTATCTATTAAAGAAGCTAGCAAATATTTATGA